One stretch of Paraburkholderia fungorum DNA includes these proteins:
- a CDS encoding pseudouridine synthase — translation MRVKLTAKHPRPASSERAPVRTGTTSGRKPTRPAGPKPSAAGFSGARDEGAGATAGGGKRPAGKPAGAGPRAPRAEGSFSRERDSGAPRRAPSDRPPRREGAAGDRGPRRDDGERAPRSFGDRPPRRDDGDRGPRRDAGDRSERAPRRFEGGADRSERAPRSFGDRPPRRDEGDRGPRRDAGDRTERAPRSFGDRPPRRDEGDRGPRRDSGDRTDRAPRSFGDRPPRRDEGDRGPRRDFGDRTERAPRSFGDRPPRRDDDRGPRRDSGDRTERAPRSFGDRPPRRDDGDRGPRRDSGDRTERAPRRFEGSSERAPRRDDGERRPFSGPRTGDGRPSEGGPRGGDRPRFGNDRGASQDRRGSESAPRRFEGERGSSERGERPARSFDKSLPSATRRFGDDRPARADKPRGPSPAARTERSVADDNDAAPRTPRRDYEDAPGMLRLSKLMSELGLCSRREADEWIEKGWVMVDGEVVDTLGTKVRPDQRIEIDPAAEAAQASQVTVLIHKPVGLVSGQAEDGYQPAITLVTPENRWEGDHSEIRFSVAHLRQLAPAGRLDIDSTGLLVLTQDGRVAKQLIGGHSEIDKEYLVRVAYGEHTVDVESHFPAESLELLCHGLSLDDQPLKPAQVNWQNGEQLRFVLREGKKRQIRRMCELVGLEVIGLKRVRMGQVMLGALPPGQWRYLSADESF, via the coding sequence ATGCGAGTCAAATTAACAGCCAAGCACCCGCGGCCGGCTTCGTCCGAACGCGCCCCTGTCCGTACCGGTACCACGTCGGGGCGTAAGCCGACGCGTCCGGCGGGACCCAAGCCGTCCGCGGCGGGTTTTAGCGGGGCGCGGGACGAAGGCGCTGGCGCTACGGCTGGTGGTGGTAAGCGGCCAGCGGGTAAGCCGGCCGGTGCCGGTCCGCGCGCGCCGCGTGCCGAAGGATCGTTTTCGCGCGAGCGGGATTCGGGCGCGCCCCGACGTGCGCCGTCGGATAGGCCGCCGCGGCGGGAAGGGGCTGCGGGCGATCGCGGTCCGCGTCGCGATGATGGCGAGCGGGCGCCGCGTAGTTTTGGTGACCGCCCGCCGCGTCGTGATGACGGCGATCGTGGTCCGCGTCGTGACGCTGGGGATCGTTCCGAGCGAGCGCCACGCCGCTTCGAAGGTGGTGCAGATCGTAGCGAGCGCGCTCCGCGTAGCTTTGGTGACCGTCCGCCGCGTCGCGACGAGGGCGACCGTGGTCCGCGCCGTGACGCTGGGGATCGCACCGAACGCGCTCCGCGCAGCTTCGGCGACCGTCCGCCGCGTCGTGATGAAGGTGATCGTGGTCCGCGTCGTGACTCCGGTGATCGCACCGACCGGGCTCCGCGCAGCTTCGGTGACCGTCCGCCGCGTCGCGATGAAGGTGATCGTGGTCCGCGCCGTGACTTCGGTGATCGCACCGAGCGCGCTCCGCGCAGCTTCGGTGACCGTCCGCCGCGTCGTGATGACGACCGCGGTCCGCGCCGTGACTCCGGTGATCGCACCGAACGCGCTCCGCGTAGCTTCGGCGACCGCCCGCCCCGTCGTGATGACGGCGATCGTGGTCCGCGTCGTGACTCCGGTGATCGCACCGAACGCGCACCCCGCCGTTTCGAAGGCAGTAGCGAGCGCGCTCCGCGTCGTGACGACGGCGAACGTCGCCCGTTCAGCGGCCCGCGCACGGGCGATGGCCGTCCGTCCGAAGGCGGTCCGCGCGGCGGCGATCGCCCCCGTTTCGGCAACGACCGCGGTGCCTCGCAGGATCGCCGTGGCAGCGAAAGCGCGCCGCGCCGCTTCGAAGGCGAACGCGGTTCGTCCGAGCGTGGCGAACGCCCTGCCCGCAGCTTCGACAAATCGTTGCCGTCCGCGACGCGCCGTTTCGGCGACGACCGTCCGGCACGAGCCGACAAACCGCGCGGCCCGTCACCCGCTGCCCGTACCGAACGCAGTGTCGCTGACGACAACGACGCCGCACCGCGCACGCCGCGTCGCGATTATGAAGACGCGCCGGGCATGCTGCGTCTGTCGAAACTGATGTCGGAACTCGGCCTTTGCTCACGCCGCGAAGCCGACGAGTGGATCGAGAAAGGCTGGGTAATGGTGGACGGCGAAGTCGTCGACACGCTCGGCACCAAGGTTCGCCCGGACCAGCGCATCGAGATCGATCCCGCCGCCGAAGCCGCGCAGGCGAGCCAGGTGACGGTGCTGATTCACAAGCCGGTCGGACTCGTATCCGGCCAGGCGGAAGATGGCTATCAGCCGGCGATCACGCTGGTTACGCCGGAGAATCGCTGGGAAGGCGACCATTCCGAGATTCGTTTCTCCGTCGCCCATCTGCGTCAACTCGCGCCGGCCGGCCGTCTGGACATCGACTCGACTGGCCTGCTGGTTTTGACGCAGGACGGGCGTGTCGCCAAGCAGTTGATCGGCGGCCATTCGGAGATCGACAAGGAGTATCTGGTGCGCGTGGCTTATGGCGAGCACACGGTCGACGTTGAAAGTCATTTCCCGGCGGAAAGTCTCGAGTTGCTGTGCCACGGCCTGTCGCTCGATGACCAGCCGCTGAAGCCGGCGCAAGTCAACTGGCAGAACGGCGAGCAGCTTCGTTTCGTGCTGCGCGAAGGCAAGAAGCGCCAGATTCGCCGGATGTGCGAACTGGTCGGCCTCGAAGTGATCGGCCTGAAGCGCGTGCGGATGGGTCAGGTGATGCTGGGCGCATTGCCGCCAGGCCAATGGCGCTATCTGTCGGCTGACGAGTCGTTCTGA
- the def gene encoding peptide deformylase — MIREILKMGDPRLLQIADPVDHFDTPELHELIKDMFETMHDANGAGLAAPQIGVNLQVVIFGFGQNQRYPDAPPVPETVLINPTITPVSLDMEEGWEGCLSVPGLRGAVSRFSMIKYHGFDQYGKPIDRVAEGFHARVVQHECDHLIGKLYPMRINDFAKFGFTEVLFPDMDPNSDD; from the coding sequence ATGATCCGCGAAATTCTTAAGATGGGCGACCCGCGTTTGCTGCAGATTGCCGATCCGGTCGATCACTTCGACACGCCTGAATTGCATGAACTCATCAAGGACATGTTCGAGACCATGCACGACGCGAACGGCGCGGGTCTCGCCGCACCGCAGATCGGCGTGAATCTGCAGGTGGTGATCTTCGGTTTTGGGCAGAACCAGCGTTATCCGGACGCACCTCCCGTACCGGAAACGGTGCTGATCAACCCGACCATCACGCCGGTCTCGCTCGATATGGAAGAGGGCTGGGAGGGCTGTCTGTCGGTGCCTGGTCTGCGAGGGGCGGTGAGCCGTTTTTCGATGATCAAATATCACGGCTTTGATCAATACGGCAAACCGATTGACCGGGTTGCCGAGGGCTTTCATGCGCGGGTCGTGCAGCATGAATGCGATCACCTGATCGGCAAGCTCTATCCGATGCGGATCAACGATTTTGCGAAGTTCGGTTTTACCGAAGTGCTGTTCCCGGATATGGATCCGAATAGCGACGATTGA
- the ligA gene encoding NAD-dependent DNA ligase LigA, with translation MARTPVSPPAANAPAERAVWLRAELERANYAYYVLDQPDLPDAEYDRLFKELESIETEHPDLIVPDSPTQRVGGEAASGFEQVVHDQPMLSLNNGFADEDIAAFDKRVGDALGKNTSEPPVPVDYAAELKFDGLAISLRYVDGVFVQASTRGDGTTGENVTENVRTIRSIPLKLKGKRVPHVLDVRGEVLMFKRDFERLNERQRAAEQKEFANPRNAAAGSLRQLDSKITAQRPLSFFAYGIGVLDGIEMPATHSDLLDWYKELGLPVNGERAVVQGADGLLGFFHTVGEKRDKLPYDIDGVVYKVNRRDEQDALGFVSRAPRFALAHKFPAQEALTKLVAIDVQVGRTGAITPVARLEPVFVGGATVTNATLHNEDEVRRKDIRIGDTVIVRRAGDVIPEVVSALLDRRPEDAREFVMPTQCPVCGSNIERLPDEAIARCTGGLFCPAQRKQALWHFAQRRALDIDGLGEKIIDQLVEQNLVRTPADLFNLGFATLAELDRFAEKSAQNLLDSLEKAKHTTMARFIYALGIRHVGESTAKDLAKHFGSLTPIMDASVEALLEVNDVGPVVAESLHQFFAEEHNRTVIEQLRAPGKVTWQEGPPAPKAPQGVLAGKTVVLTGTLPSLAREEAKEMLEAAGAKVAGSVSKKTDYVVAGAEAGSKLAKAEELGIPVLDEDGMRKLLEGQL, from the coding sequence ATGGCCCGAACTCCCGTCTCTCCTCCTGCAGCCAATGCCCCCGCCGAGCGGGCCGTGTGGCTGCGCGCGGAACTCGAACGCGCGAACTACGCGTACTACGTGCTCGACCAGCCCGACCTGCCGGACGCGGAATACGACAGGCTGTTCAAGGAACTGGAAAGCATCGAGACGGAGCATCCGGATCTGATCGTGCCGGATTCGCCCACGCAGCGCGTCGGCGGCGAGGCCGCTAGTGGATTCGAGCAGGTGGTGCACGATCAGCCCATGCTGTCGTTGAACAACGGTTTCGCCGACGAAGACATCGCGGCGTTCGACAAACGCGTCGGAGACGCGCTCGGCAAGAACACGAGCGAGCCGCCAGTGCCGGTCGATTACGCGGCCGAGTTGAAGTTCGACGGCCTCGCGATTTCGCTGCGCTACGTCGACGGCGTGTTCGTCCAGGCGTCCACGCGCGGTGACGGCACGACCGGCGAAAACGTCACCGAAAACGTCCGTACGATCCGCTCCATTCCGCTGAAGCTCAAGGGCAAGCGCGTGCCGCACGTACTCGACGTGCGCGGCGAAGTGCTGATGTTCAAGCGCGATTTCGAGCGTTTGAACGAACGCCAGCGCGCGGCGGAGCAGAAAGAATTTGCCAATCCGCGTAACGCTGCGGCGGGCAGTTTGCGGCAACTCGATTCGAAGATTACCGCGCAACGGCCGCTGTCGTTTTTCGCTTACGGAATCGGCGTGCTCGACGGCATCGAGATGCCGGCCACGCATAGCGACCTGCTCGACTGGTACAAGGAACTCGGCTTGCCGGTGAACGGCGAACGCGCGGTGGTGCAGGGGGCCGACGGCCTGCTCGGCTTCTTCCACACGGTTGGCGAGAAGCGCGACAAGTTGCCGTACGACATCGACGGCGTGGTTTATAAGGTCAACCGCCGCGACGAACAGGACGCGCTCGGCTTCGTGTCGCGAGCGCCGCGCTTTGCGCTGGCGCACAAATTCCCCGCGCAGGAAGCGCTGACCAAACTCGTCGCGATCGACGTGCAGGTGGGCCGCACCGGCGCGATTACGCCGGTGGCTCGGCTGGAGCCGGTGTTCGTCGGCGGCGCGACAGTGACGAATGCCACGCTGCATAACGAAGACGAAGTGCGCCGTAAAGACATTCGCATCGGCGATACGGTGATCGTGCGGCGCGCCGGCGACGTGATTCCCGAAGTGGTCAGCGCGCTGCTCGACCGCCGCCCAGAAGACGCCCGCGAATTCGTGATGCCCACCCAGTGCCCGGTGTGCGGTTCGAACATCGAGCGTCTGCCCGACGAGGCGATTGCCCGGTGCACAGGCGGGCTGTTCTGCCCGGCGCAGCGCAAGCAGGCGCTGTGGCATTTCGCGCAGCGTCGCGCGCTGGATATCGACGGGCTGGGCGAGAAGATCATCGATCAACTGGTCGAGCAGAACCTCGTGCGCACGCCTGCCGATCTGTTCAATCTCGGCTTCGCGACGCTTGCCGAACTCGACCGTTTCGCTGAGAAATCTGCGCAAAACCTGCTCGATTCGCTGGAAAAAGCCAAACACACGACGATGGCCCGCTTTATCTACGCGCTCGGTATTCGCCATGTCGGCGAATCGACCGCGAAAGATCTCGCGAAGCACTTCGGTTCGCTGACTCCGATCATGGACGCGTCGGTCGAAGCCTTGCTGGAAGTCAACGACGTGGGCCCGGTGGTCGCTGAATCGCTCCATCAGTTTTTCGCCGAAGAACACAACCGCACGGTGATCGAGCAACTGCGCGCGCCGGGCAAGGTCACATGGCAGGAAGGGCCGCCCGCGCCGAAGGCGCCGCAAGGCGTGCTGGCCGGCAAGACGGTGGTATTGACCGGCACTTTGCCGAGCCTCGCACGCGAGGAGGCGAAGGAAATGCTCGAAGCGGCTGGCGCGAAGGTGGCCGGCTCGGTGTCGAAGAAAACGGATTACGTGGTCGCGGGGGCCGAAGCGGGCAGCAAGTTGGCCAAGGCAGAGGAACTCGGCATCCCCGTACTCGACGAAGATGGTATGCGCAAGCTCCTGGAGGGGCAGTTATGA
- a CDS encoding cell division protein ZipA C-terminal FtsZ-binding domain-containing protein, translating to MDELTLGLIGAGAVVVGGVVVYNAWQGAKVRRKMPRPMPAEAAESFARDEQEEQSPFIEPARPTTRREPVVGADAPAETGAARVEPTFGASAGAEPLDTPADIQAETTTPNGYTEEERFTETEGVAPGETASAAGEAAPQADEPVEPILPAATTISSAPPAIVDRRIDCIVPIRLNGPVAGDKVIPLAQRLRRAGSKPVHIEGKLEGGAWELLQNGARYEELRAAAQLANRSGALNELEFSEFVTGVQQFADALDASPEFPDMLETVAMARELDAFAAQCDAQLSINVLSDGAPWSANYVQAVASQDGLLLSRDGTRFVKLDSRQSPVFMLQFGDTNFLRDDLTYKGGQMITLVLDVPVADEDILPFRLMCDYAKSLAERIGGRVVDDGRRPLPETALLAIEKQLMTLYAKLEQAGIPAGSPATRRLFSQ from the coding sequence ATGGACGAGTTGACACTCGGTTTGATCGGCGCGGGTGCCGTGGTGGTCGGAGGCGTGGTTGTGTACAACGCGTGGCAGGGCGCCAAGGTGCGTCGCAAGATGCCGCGACCCATGCCGGCCGAAGCTGCCGAAAGCTTTGCGCGGGACGAGCAGGAGGAGCAAAGCCCGTTCATCGAACCGGCGCGTCCGACTACGCGTCGTGAGCCGGTAGTCGGCGCGGATGCGCCGGCGGAAACGGGCGCGGCGCGTGTCGAACCGACGTTCGGCGCTTCTGCTGGCGCTGAGCCGCTCGACACACCGGCCGATATCCAGGCGGAGACGACCACGCCGAATGGTTATACGGAAGAGGAAAGGTTCACTGAGACTGAAGGCGTAGCGCCGGGCGAGACAGCTTCTGCCGCGGGCGAAGCGGCTCCTCAGGCAGACGAACCGGTCGAGCCGATTCTGCCTGCCGCTACTACCATTTCGTCGGCGCCTCCGGCTATCGTCGATCGCCGGATCGATTGCATCGTGCCGATCCGTTTGAACGGCCCGGTTGCCGGCGACAAGGTAATTCCGCTCGCGCAGCGTCTGCGGCGCGCGGGCAGCAAGCCGGTGCACATTGAAGGCAAGCTCGAAGGCGGCGCGTGGGAATTGCTGCAAAACGGCGCGCGCTATGAAGAATTGCGCGCGGCCGCTCAGTTGGCCAACCGCAGCGGCGCGCTCAACGAACTCGAATTCTCGGAGTTCGTGACCGGCGTGCAGCAGTTCGCCGACGCGCTCGATGCGTCGCCGGAATTCCCCGACATGCTTGAAACGGTGGCGATGGCGCGCGAACTCGACGCGTTCGCTGCGCAATGCGACGCGCAGTTGTCGATCAACGTACTCTCCGATGGCGCGCCCTGGTCGGCCAATTACGTGCAGGCGGTGGCGTCGCAAGACGGCTTGCTGCTTTCGCGCGACGGCACGCGTTTCGTCAAGCTCGATTCGCGTCAGAGCCCGGTGTTCATGCTGCAATTCGGCGACACCAACTTCCTGCGCGACGACCTTACATACAAGGGCGGCCAGATGATCACGCTGGTGCTTGACGTGCCGGTTGCCGACGAAGACATCCTGCCGTTCCGGCTGATGTGCGATTACGCGAAGTCGCTGGCGGAGCGGATCGGCGGAAGGGTGGTCGACGATGGCCGCCGGCCGTTGCCGGAAACTGCGTTGCTCGCCATCGAAAAGCAATTGATGACGCTGTATGCAAAGCTCGAGCAGGCGGGCATTCCGGCGGGTTCGCCGGCCACGCGGCGCCTGTTCAGCCAGTAA
- the smc gene encoding chromosome segregation protein SMC, whose amino-acid sequence MRLTSIKLAGFKSFVDPTHFQVPGQLVGVVGPNGCGKSNIIDAVRWVLGESRASELRGESMQDVIFNGSTARKPGSRASVELVFDNADGRAAGQWGQYAEIAVKRVLTRDGTSSYYINNLPARRRDIQDIFLGTGLGPRAYAIIGQGMIARLIEAKPEELRVFLEEAAGVSKYKERRRETENRLHDTRENLTRVEDIVRELSANLEKLEAQAVVATRYKELQTDGEEKQRLLWLLRKNEAGGEQQRQQRAIEQAQIDLEAHTAKLREVEAQLETLRVAHYSASDAMQGAQGALYEANAEVSRLEAEIKFIVESRNRAQAQIAALTAQREQWQSQAEKAQGDIEDAEEQLAVAEEKAALAEDEAAAKHDAMPALEARWRDAQTELNAERGGIAQTEQALKLEAAHQRNADQQLQQLQQRHERLKSEAGGLDAPDEAQLEDLRMQLAEHEEILHDAQARLADAQETLPRLDGERRAAQERVQAESAQIHQLDARLAALKQLQENVQTEGKIQPWLEKHELGSLPRLWKKLHVEAGWENALEAVLRERLAALEVSNLDWVKAFATDAPPAKLAFYAPPAAGQPVAAPAALRPLLSLVRIDDAGIRAVLNDWLGLAFVADDLQQALSLRTQLPEGGSFVVKAGHVVTRVGVQLYAADSEQAGMLARQQEIENLGRQVRAQALLADEAKAAAIRAEAAHTQAAQALTDVRQQSERATQRVHALQMDVLKLTQAHERYTQRSTQIREELEEITAQVEEQRAMRAESEANFERHDSELAELQARFEDHQLAFEALDESLTTARGQARDLDRNATDARFAARNMANRIDELKRSIQVAQEQRERVEASLEDARAELETINEQTAHTGLQDALDIRSVKEEALHAARLELDDLTAKLRAADETRLTAERALQPLRDRINELQLKEQAARLNGEQFIEQLAAAGVDEAELQAKLTPDMKPSYLQGEVTRINNAITALGPVNMAALDELKAATERKTFLDAQSTDLNSAIETLEDAIRKIDAETRTLLQGTFDQVNHHFGELFPRLFGGGQAKLIMTGDEILDAGVQVMAQPPGKKNSTIHLLSGGEKALTATALVFAMFQLNPAPFCLLDEVDAPLDDANTERFANLVRAMSDKTQFLFISHNKIAMEMAQQLIGVTMQEQGVSRIVAVDMESAAGFAQNIV is encoded by the coding sequence GTGCGTCTGACCTCGATCAAACTCGCTGGCTTCAAGTCATTCGTCGATCCCACGCATTTCCAGGTCCCGGGGCAGCTAGTCGGCGTGGTCGGGCCGAATGGGTGCGGCAAGTCCAACATCATCGACGCCGTGCGCTGGGTGCTCGGCGAATCGCGCGCCTCCGAGTTGCGCGGCGAGTCGATGCAGGACGTGATCTTCAATGGCTCGACCGCGCGCAAGCCGGGTAGCCGCGCCAGCGTCGAACTCGTGTTCGACAACGCCGACGGCCGTGCCGCCGGGCAGTGGGGCCAGTATGCCGAGATCGCCGTCAAGCGCGTGCTGACGCGCGACGGCACCTCGAGCTACTACATCAACAATCTGCCGGCGCGTCGCCGGGACATTCAGGACATCTTCCTCGGCACCGGTCTCGGGCCGCGTGCTTACGCAATCATCGGGCAGGGCATGATCGCCCGCCTGATCGAGGCGAAGCCGGAAGAGCTGCGCGTGTTCCTCGAAGAAGCCGCGGGCGTGTCGAAGTACAAGGAACGCCGTCGCGAGACTGAGAATCGTCTGCATGACACGCGCGAAAATCTGACGCGAGTCGAAGATATCGTCCGCGAGCTGAGTGCGAATCTCGAGAAGCTGGAAGCGCAGGCGGTCGTCGCCACGCGCTACAAGGAACTGCAGACGGACGGCGAAGAGAAGCAGCGTCTGTTGTGGCTGTTGCGCAAGAACGAAGCCGGCGGCGAGCAGCAGCGCCAGCAACGCGCAATCGAACAGGCCCAGATCGATCTCGAAGCGCATACCGCGAAGCTGCGTGAAGTCGAGGCGCAACTCGAAACGCTGCGCGTCGCGCACTATTCCGCCAGCGACGCGATGCAGGGCGCGCAAGGCGCGCTGTACGAAGCGAACGCGGAAGTCAGCCGGCTCGAAGCCGAGATCAAGTTCATCGTCGAATCGCGTAACCGCGCGCAGGCCCAGATCGCGGCGCTAACCGCGCAGCGCGAGCAGTGGCAGTCGCAGGCCGAAAAGGCGCAAGGCGATATCGAAGACGCCGAGGAGCAACTCGCCGTCGCCGAGGAAAAAGCCGCGCTCGCCGAAGACGAAGCCGCCGCGAAGCACGATGCGATGCCTGCGCTCGAAGCGCGCTGGCGCGACGCGCAGACCGAACTGAACGCGGAGCGCGGCGGCATCGCGCAGACCGAACAGGCGCTGAAACTCGAAGCCGCGCATCAACGTAATGCCGATCAGCAATTGCAGCAGTTGCAGCAACGTCACGAGCGGCTGAAGTCGGAAGCGGGCGGACTCGACGCCCCCGACGAAGCGCAACTCGAAGACTTGCGCATGCAACTCGCCGAGCACGAAGAGATTCTGCACGACGCGCAAGCCCGTCTCGCCGACGCGCAGGAAACGCTGCCGCGTCTGGACGGCGAACGCCGCGCCGCGCAGGAGCGCGTGCAGGCCGAAAGCGCGCAGATTCATCAGCTCGACGCACGTCTTGCCGCGCTCAAGCAGTTGCAGGAAAACGTCCAGACCGAAGGCAAGATTCAGCCGTGGCTCGAAAAGCACGAGCTTGGCAGCCTGCCACGTCTGTGGAAGAAACTGCACGTCGAAGCCGGGTGGGAAAACGCGCTTGAAGCCGTGCTGCGCGAGCGTCTCGCCGCGCTGGAAGTGTCGAATCTCGACTGGGTCAAGGCTTTCGCCACCGACGCGCCGCCCGCCAAGCTCGCGTTCTACGCCCCGCCCGCAGCCGGTCAGCCGGTCGCGGCACCGGCCGCGCTACGGCCGCTGCTGTCTCTGGTGCGTATCGACGACGCCGGCATTCGCGCGGTATTGAACGACTGGCTCGGCCTCGCGTTCGTCGCCGACGACCTGCAGCAGGCGCTCAGCCTGCGCACGCAGTTGCCGGAAGGCGGCTCGTTCGTCGTGAAGGCGGGACACGTGGTGACGCGCGTCGGCGTTCAGTTGTATGCAGCCGACTCCGAACAGGCCGGCATGCTGGCCCGTCAGCAGGAAATCGAAAATCTCGGTCGCCAGGTGCGCGCCCAAGCGTTGCTTGCCGATGAAGCGAAGGCCGCCGCGATCCGCGCCGAAGCCGCGCACACGCAGGCTGCGCAGGCGCTGACCGATGTGCGTCAACAGTCCGAGCGCGCCACGCAACGCGTGCACGCGTTGCAGATGGACGTGCTCAAGCTCACGCAGGCGCACGAGCGTTACACGCAGCGCAGCACGCAGATTCGCGAGGAACTCGAAGAAATCACCGCGCAGGTCGAAGAACAGCGGGCCATGCGCGCGGAGTCGGAAGCCAATTTCGAGCGGCATGATTCCGAACTCGCCGAATTGCAGGCGCGTTTCGAAGACCACCAGCTGGCCTTCGAAGCACTCGACGAAAGCCTTACCACCGCTCGCGGCCAGGCGCGCGATCTCGATCGCAACGCGACCGATGCACGCTTCGCCGCGCGCAACATGGCGAACCGCATCGACGAATTGAAGCGCAGCATTCAGGTCGCGCAAGAGCAGCGCGAGCGGGTCGAGGCGTCGCTCGAAGACGCCCGCGCCGAACTGGAAACGATCAACGAACAAACGGCTCACACGGGCTTGCAGGACGCGCTCGACATCCGTTCGGTCAAGGAAGAAGCACTGCACGCCGCGCGTCTGGAACTGGACGATCTGACCGCCAAACTGCGTGCCGCCGACGAAACCCGCCTCACCGCCGAGCGTGCGTTGCAGCCGCTGCGCGACCGCATCAACGAATTGCAGTTGAAGGAGCAGGCGGCGCGGCTGAACGGCGAGCAGTTCATCGAACAACTCGCGGCAGCGGGTGTCGACGAGGCCGAATTGCAGGCCAAGCTCACGCCGGACATGAAGCCGTCGTACCTGCAGGGCGAAGTCACGCGCATCAACAACGCGATTACCGCGCTGGGTCCGGTCAACATGGCCGCGCTCGACGAACTGAAGGCGGCGACCGAGCGCAAGACGTTCCTCGACGCGCAGTCGACCGACCTGAACAGCGCGATCGAAACGCTCGAAGACGCGATCCGCAAGATCGACGCCGAAACGCGCACGCTGCTGCAAGGCACGTTCGACCAGGTGAACCATCATTTCGGCGAACTGTTCCCGCGTCTGTTCGGCGGCGGCCAGGCGAAGCTGATCATGACCGGCGACGAAATTCTCGATGCCGGCGTGCAGGTGATGGCGCAACCTCCGGGCAAGAAGAATTCGACGATTCACCTGCTGTCGGGCGGCGAGAAAGCACTGACCGCCACCGCGCTGGTGTTCGCGATGTTCCAGCTGAATCCGGCGCCGTTCTGTCTGCTCGACGAAGTGGACGCGCCGCTCGACGACGCCAACACCGAACGTTTCGCGAACCTCGTGCGGGCGATGTCGGACAAAACCCAGTTCCTGTTCATTTCGCATAACAAGATCGCGATGGAAATGGCGCAACAGTTGATCGGCGTGACCATGCAGGAGCAGGGCGTGTCGCGGATCGTCGCGGTGGACATGGAATCGGCGGCCGGTTTCGCCCAGAATATCGTTTGA
- a CDS encoding DMT family transporter, translating to MTNWLRNGWPTLAIMLGASVWGMIWYPLRMLAALGVTGTAASALTSAAGCLFVLLVRHRAIRTVRWHWLLPALALAAGITNLGFVWGSIHGQVMRVLLLFYLTPAWTALFAHFILHERLTWAGAGLAALSLAGAMTMLWSPQLGIPVPGNLAEWAGLAGGMGFAMSNVLILKTSRVLPEMKPEMRTATIFGGAALFSACASLFEAMPAPPTGAHLGTAAWLVLGLGFLLASNNMLVQYGLSRVPANRASIIMLFEIVVTALSAWLFAGEMPGPREWAGGVCIVLASALSSWVHRTRAVPPDQAAQDPGSSAEPDADDKGVKQDRKGGKNRSRAMV from the coding sequence ATGACCAACTGGCTTCGCAACGGCTGGCCGACGCTCGCGATCATGCTGGGCGCGTCGGTGTGGGGAATGATCTGGTATCCGCTACGCATGCTGGCGGCGCTCGGCGTCACCGGCACGGCGGCGAGCGCGCTGACGAGCGCAGCCGGTTGCCTGTTCGTGCTGCTGGTGCGGCATCGTGCGATCAGAACGGTGCGCTGGCATTGGCTCCTGCCCGCGCTCGCGCTGGCGGCGGGCATCACCAATCTCGGCTTTGTCTGGGGCTCGATCCACGGCCAGGTGATGCGCGTGCTGCTGCTGTTCTATCTCACCCCTGCATGGACCGCACTGTTCGCGCACTTCATCCTGCACGAACGCCTGACCTGGGCGGGCGCGGGCCTCGCCGCGCTGTCGCTGGCCGGTGCGATGACCATGCTGTGGTCGCCGCAACTCGGCATTCCGGTGCCCGGCAACCTCGCCGAATGGGCGGGCCTCGCGGGCGGCATGGGCTTCGCGATGAGCAACGTGCTGATCCTCAAGACCAGCCGCGTGTTGCCGGAAATGAAACCGGAAATGCGCACGGCGACGATCTTCGGCGGCGCAGCGCTTTTCAGCGCGTGCGCGTCGCTGTTCGAAGCCATGCCCGCACCGCCCACCGGCGCCCATCTCGGCACGGCCGCGTGGCTCGTGCTCGGCCTCGGTTTTTTGCTGGCGTCGAACAATATGCTCGTGCAGTACGGGCTGTCGCGCGTGCCGGCCAACCGGGCGTCGATCATCATGCTGTTCGAGATCGTCGTCACGGCGTTGTCCGCGTGGCTGTTCGCCGGAGAGATGCCGGGTCCGCGCGAATGGGCCGGCGGCGTATGCATCGTGCTGGCGTCGGCGTTGTCGAGCTGGGTCCACCGGACCCGCGCCGTGCCGCCCGATCAGGCTGCCCAGGACCCGGGTTCGTCCGCCGAACCCGATGCCGATGACAAGGGCGTGAAGCAAGACCGTAAGGGCGGTAAGAATCGCTCACGCGCGATGGTATGA